CACTCACTCTCGTTGTTGGATCAGAGGTAATCTTGTCAGTATTCGTAGTCCCACCAGGAGCAGTATCGTTAACTAAGGCAAACGAAGTGATCTTTGGTGGTTCAGAACTTAAGGAAGTGGAACCCGTGCTTTCATCGTATGCACCCGCGCTCGAAGTTGACAAAAACTGTTGGCTGGTATTGGTAGTTGTTAGGGTATCCGCTTGGGAACTGCTGACGAGTGGGCTAGCGTTCTCACCACCCGTAAGGATATCTTTTTCCTGATGACTTTTAAACTTCTTACGTTGGGATGGAATGCGATAAATATATGGCTGTTGCTTGAATAGTAGCGGTTGGTCGAAGGGATTGAGGGCTTGAGTGTTGGAGTTAGTTATATCCTCTGTATTGTCGCTTGTCGTGTCTGCTTTCTTTTGGGGGTCTAATTGGGAGGTCAGGAGGTCTGCGCCACTCGGAGTCTTAAGCGTTTTTTGCCAATCCAATAAAGATGAATCATCACCCAACGGTGCAACTAAAGATGCACTTTCTAAGAGAGATTGTGGCAGCAAACTATCATTATTGTGAGATGCACCGTTGGTGAAAAAGCTGACAGGACGAACCATAACTAAACCTTTGCTAGTGAGAAATGATTTTGTGTTAGTAATTAGACTTAATATGAGATTTCCGCCTATTTATGAGCTTGAAGAGTCAAGCACGTATGCTCTTTTCCTCAAGCCCCTTCAGACAGCAATGATTCTTGCTGATTATTGAATTGATTTAATTCTAAAAATGTCCAGTGCTACTCGTTGATAGTTTCAATACGCTTGCAGCATCTAGAGTTTTCTTGACGTTCTTAAGCTATTGCAGTCGGTCTCATGGTGAATAAATCTGGGACTGTAGCAGGAGTCTCGGAGATAGTTTCAGTTATACGTGCAAGAAACTTGTTATTAATTAATTCAGAGTATCCCTTTAGGTCATCTGTCCAATTTCCAATAGCTTGATGCAGGCTGTTGATTTTTTCGGCTCCAGAATCACCGCTCAGTTCGTAGCTAAAACTGCCGCCAAACATGACAATTGGAGTGGTTGTTTCATCTTCATTACGCAACGCTGCTTCAGTGATACTGAGGTAAAGGGGAGCACGTTGAAATTTGTAAACCAAGTTGAGTGAAGCTCGCATGAGTTCTTCTCCCTCGGATTGCCAAACACCTTGTGAGAGCAGGGTTTCTACCACATATTTTCTCGCGGCATCCTGAGAGCCTGCAAAAGAAACGTATCCTCTAAAATTAATACCTACAGCTTCAAAGTCCATCTTTGGCAGGGCTTGTGCGTATTTGCCAGCAATTTCAGGGATCGAGATATCCAACAAACTCCTGTCACCAAGCGGTTCTATAAACGCAACTTGGTTCGGTCCGGCGGTCATGCTAATGCCATTGACGAAGTTTAACTGAGCGGAACTGTTTGTATATCTTGGCTGGTGGGCTAGCTCCCAATCTTTGGGAATGGTATCGGTGTATTTGAGAAAGTCCGTGTTTGCTGTGGAAAGGGGATTGCTTCCAACGGCTGCAACAATGACGAAATCAGGAACTATTAATTTTGGGCTCATGGGATATCTCTTTTTAATCAATACCTAGATTTTTTAGCATTCTTGTCTTTATCAGCACGCAAATCTACACCGGATAACTGTGGAATTTTATCCGTTTTCCCAGTTCCAAATGTCTGGCACTTGAATCTAGATAATGAATACAAGTATTTCTGTGCGAATAGAGTTGACTCAATTACCAAAAAATTTTGAGTTATTTTCATTATTATTTATAAATCCAAAAACATGGAATAGCAAGCGCCATTTCAAGAAATTCACCTCTCCTCCTTAAAATTCAGTAGAAAACCTGAAGTCATTGAAATGTTTTTAAAGTTCTTTTAAACCCTTTATAGTTTTTTTTAAATTTTGAAATAAAGGGAATTTGGTCAAGAATGCGTAAAGCTATAACTGTTTTGACATCACCAAAATCTCCCCTATTGCACCCAACACCAATGTATAGTTCTATATTTTATCAATAATGGCATACTGCGCTTTGAATATCCCGGATGCCAACCGCTCTCGGTCTAAACTGCTCGTCATCTCAATCACCATGTCCAGCATATTGGCAAATCCCAACAGAGGACTATCCCCAAGTTTCAACTGTCCCCTATCAAAATAAAGCGTTGTGGTATTCCTGTGACCGAACATCAGCACTCCCAACTGTTTGGAGTGGCTGCATTCCAAACCCTGTTGCTTAATTCTGAATCTTGGCTTTCTTGTCTCCCGCGTCGGAACGCAAGTGCGTGTCCGCTCTTAACAAGGCAGTTTTTAAAACATTTTCTTAAAGGTACTGTTTTAAGATTCCTATATTTAGGATTTGTTTGTTGTATCTATATAGCTTGTTCTGTCATTATTCCCTGATAATTCCTTCCAGGAAGAAACGTATTGAGGGTAAGCTTCTGCCAGAATTGTACCCAACCACAAAAAGTAGAACCAGAAATAAACAATCATCCAGCTTAAGTTCGTTGCTTGACACAGTATTAACAAAGCAATAAAGCTAGCAAATGCCCGTTGAGCAGTTCTTTTCCCTCGCAATGCTGGTTGCCAAAAGAACCATAAAGTTATTGATACAGCAATGGCAAAGAATGCGAATCCAAAGATTCCGTGTAAATACAGAATTTGCGCGTAAGTTGAAAAAGTTCCAAGCGGAAGTTCAAAAGCTCCGTTACCCCAGGTGACTGTTCGTTCGACAATTCCCCACCCAATCCAAGGTGACTCTTTCCAAGCTTTAAGAGTCGCAGCCACAACCAAAGCTCGGTCTTTTGATGAATCAGCTCGAGCACCATTGAAAGTTTCCATAGGTTTGTCTAGTAACTCGGTTACTTCCATCCCTATGAGGGCGCAAATAAAACAAATGAGTGTCGAGAACCAAAGGAATCCTTGACGTGCTGAGGCTTTGCGAAAGCAAATGACTGCTAAAAGTGCTAATGGGAAACATATCCACGCTAGCCGACTTTGAGCAATAATTAACGTTGCAGTGCAACCTGCTAAAGCATATTTACGTAGGTATTTATCTGCTTCACCAAAGCACATAAAAAAGCATAAAAGCGCACAAACTCCTAGAATGGGTGGATCTGCAGTGTAAAGTTCTGTCCGGGCTAGAGGAAGCCCAAAAAAGGGTTGAAACACTGCAAACTTAACCATTAAACTGAGTTTATCCCCTGGAATTGCTTTAGCCAAAGGCGGCATAATAGCCTTCTGTGGACCAGTCCCAAATAAGATGAGGATCTGAATGCCAAGAGACACTAAGTAACCAGCTGTCATCCAAGAAACAGCTCGTGTCACAACACTCATTCTAATACGATGCCAAAAGGGCAGTGTTAGGCAAGAAAAAACTAAAAAGTAACCCTTTAATAGGGTTACCATGAGGGCAGCGCTTTTCATGGGGTTAAAGCTGATTGACGATAACCCCTGAATGTTAGTCCAGAGTACTGCGATACTCAGTAATAACCACGTCCAGTTACAGAGTGGTAGCGATCGCTTAACAAGTTTGTCTATATGAAAATCATAAGCTAGCAAATAGAGAGCAACACCAGGATAAAGCAGAGTCTGTACCCCTAAGACCCACCAAAGTGGCGTTAGCACAATCGTCCAATAAACCACTCGTTCTGCGTGCGACAGATTTTCTAATTTGCTTTCTGCCTCTAAGAGAATTAATTTCTTAGGGAATATGTTAAACATTTAAATTTTTGGTTAATTCCTCTTTTAAAGAGTATGAATTTCTTTATACTCTTCATATTGTCTTCCGGCAACACCTGCTAACATTCCTAAACTGTGATAAATATATAGTAAAGTTTTAACACCTCGGTGTTGTCCCATAATAAAGGACAGAGGAATAAATAGTATACCTTTGATAATTCGCCTAATTCCCTTGTAAATACAACGAGTTTTAACTATAATCGAGGGTTTTAAATCTATCTCACAAAAACTCTCTGTAATGCCAATTCGGTAACTCCGTTGCAGCAACCATTTTAAATTGGTGCGACTTTGAGGTATCCACTCATGTACCAAAGCATTATCTGCCCACACTATTTTATAGCCTGCACGTTGCAATCGCATAAAAAAGTGCCAGTCAGAACCACCAGAAAGCGCCAAACGCTCATCTAGTAACTTATCTTGTTCTCTAAAAACTTCTGCACGAATCAGTGTATTGTTGTTAGCAGCACTTTTCAGTTCATAACCTGTAGGATAGCGGGGACGCTCAAAAAATTCTCCTTTGGCGAGCCAATGAGGAATAGCATGGGCAAAGTAAGGTATAATTCTTCCCCAAACAACATCAGCATTGTATGCAATTTGGACATACAAAAGTTCATCAAGCCAATTGGGTTCGGGAACTTCGTCATCATCAATAAAAGCGACAAAGTCTATATTTTCTGCAATAGCACAAGTAATAGCTTTATTTCGTGCAAAGGGAATACCCCGGCGTGGTTCAACATAGCACTTTAAAACCCATTTAAATTCTGAACTGATTTCTTGACAGAATTTACAAGCATGACCGATTGAGTCATTATCAACAACAATAATTTCTATGTCAGGGGTTTCACAGTGATGGAAAGTTAATTGATTAAGACCATCTAACAGGCGCTTTAATCCACCGGGACGCTGACAAGTATTCAAGCAGATGGCGACTCGCATTTTCCTCCTCAGGTTCTAAAACCCACTTAGGTGAGCTAAGGTAAGGCGAATAGAATTCGCTACTACACAAACGAAGTCCGCCTACGCGGACTACTCCCTTTCCGCTATAAGACTACCGAACAGATGTTCCTCTTTCTTTGCGCTCTTTGCGTCTTTGCGGTTCATTTAATTAGGTAATCTTCAAGTGGGATAGGAGTAATCGAGAATTCAAGTTTTAAAACCCACGTAGGTGAGTTTTACTTGTATAGCCGAATTCTATTCGCCAAGGCAAGTATTTTTATTTGCTGTTCCATTTAGTGACTAAACGTTGTGCAATATTACCTAATAAATATTGATATTGTAAAAATTGTTTAGCAGCTAATAAGCGAACCAAAAATAAATATATAATGAGAAATAAGATGGGTTGTATAATTTCAGGAAATTTTAGAGAAACTACAATTGGTAAAAGTGTTATTAAAGGTGCTTTAAACACAAAAATTAAGAACTTTTTAGAAGACCAGTTTAATTGACGACAAGCCTCCCACCAACAGTAAATAGTCCAAAGAATTCCTAAAACTACAGCAACCGCGATACTGACACCAATAATTCCTTTTATCCTTGCACCGAGCACAAAACTTAATACAGCAACAGGAGCAATGCTAAGGCTGAGTTTAGCATTAACTCCCGGTTTCCCTTTGGCAGACAGCATGGAAAAAAGCTGACTGTTTATCAGGCGAGAGTAAGCGAAAATGAGCAATCCTGGAATAACCGTACAAACAGGAATCCAGTGGGTTCCAAAGAGAAAGGAAATGGTTTGTTGGTTAACAACTAAAAAGAATAAGGCGTATAAGGGAGCCGCTAGGAAAGAAGTTTGTTCAATAACTTTAACCAAAGCGTTTTCTCGCTGTTGATCATCTTCTAATTGAGCAAACACCGACATCCCAACTTGACTCATCGCCTGAGAAAGAATAGTTGTTATCGCCATTGTTAACTGGTAGGCAAGATTGTAGAACGCAAGACTAGTTGTTCCTAGAACGACGCTAACCACAAAATTGTCACAGTTATAAATAACGAAATATCCCAAGCTGAAACCAGTATTGCCTAAACAATAAGACAAAACTTCCCATCTGACCTCTGAGTAAATACGCAAATTGAATTTCTGTTTGGCATAATGATGCATAAGAAGGCACCCTGTTATCCAACCTGCCGTATCTCCTATGACAAATGACCAGTAACTTAAACCCAGTAAGGCGCTCCCAATTGTGGAAAATACTCTGACGAATGAGGCAATTAGGTTAGAGTTTGCTAACTCTCGATACTGCATTCGTCTTCTCAAAACTCCTTCATGTACGGACTGAAATGAGGAGAGTATGAGGTTAAAGCCAAATATCAGGAGTATCCATACTAGGTCTGGTATGCTGTAGTAGCGTGCTGCTATTGGGGATATTAACCCAAGCACTACAGCTAAAAAGCATCCAATAATTAAACTGATGGTGTAGGTTGTATCTAAATAACGCTTATCTTCAACGCCCTTATAAACGATGAAAGATCCAGATGTGCCTTGGTTAAATAGATTTCCAAAAGCCCAGAAAATGTAAGCAGTACTGATAACACCAAATTCAGCAGGAAGCAACAGCCTTGCTAGTAGTAAGTTACTGAATAAGGCTAGGAAGCGTGTTGCGATCGCTCCATAGGTCGCCCAAAATCCATTTTTGAGTATAGCAGACAACTTCATGGCTACTTTTGAGTATACCTCGCTGAACCAAGCGCTTGTCGGATTCCTAGCTTAGCGAGTGGTGCCAAACGCACTGCTAGTAAAGTCAATAGCGATCGCGGATCGCGGTAAAAAATCGACCAATTACAAGCTAGAGCCTTGTCAATAAAGTGACTGGCTTGGTCGAGATTGCCTCCTTGGAGAGATAATCTTGCTAAGTAGCGATACATATAAGCGTAGGCAGTCGGTAACATTGGTTTTACCAATTGTGGCGATCGCTGATAAGCGCTTTGAATAACCTGTTCGGTGCATCGCTGCATTTGTGCTACATTAAACGAAAGACCGGATGGACGAACGCGATAGTAACACAGAGTACTCTTTTCTCGGTAAAATTGCCATTTTCGGGTTGTTGCGACTCTCAACCAAAAATCAATATCTTCCGAACTGCGTAAGGTTTCATCAAATTCACC
This genomic interval from Scytonema hofmannii PCC 7110 contains the following:
- a CDS encoding O-antigen ligase family protein, giving the protein MFNIFPKKLILLEAESKLENLSHAERVVYWTIVLTPLWWVLGVQTLLYPGVALYLLAYDFHIDKLVKRSLPLCNWTWLLLSIAVLWTNIQGLSSISFNPMKSAALMVTLLKGYFLVFSCLTLPFWHRIRMSVVTRAVSWMTAGYLVSLGIQILILFGTGPQKAIMPPLAKAIPGDKLSLMVKFAVFQPFFGLPLARTELYTADPPILGVCALLCFFMCFGEADKYLRKYALAGCTATLIIAQSRLAWICFPLALLAVICFRKASARQGFLWFSTLICFICALIGMEVTELLDKPMETFNGARADSSKDRALVVAATLKAWKESPWIGWGIVERTVTWGNGAFELPLGTFSTYAQILYLHGIFGFAFFAIAVSITLWFFWQPALRGKRTAQRAFASFIALLILCQATNLSWMIVYFWFYFLWLGTILAEAYPQYVSSWKELSGNNDRTSYIDTTNKS
- a CDS encoding glycosyltransferase family 2 protein — encoded protein: MRVAICLNTCQRPGGLKRLLDGLNQLTFHHCETPDIEIIVVDNDSIGHACKFCQEISSEFKWVLKCYVEPRRGIPFARNKAITCAIAENIDFVAFIDDDEVPEPNWLDELLYVQIAYNADVVWGRIIPYFAHAIPHWLAKGEFFERPRYPTGYELKSAANNNTLIRAEVFREQDKLLDERLALSGGSDWHFFMRLQRAGYKIVWADNALVHEWIPQSRTNLKWLLQRSYRIGITESFCEIDLKPSIIVKTRCIYKGIRRIIKGILFIPLSFIMGQHRGVKTLLYIYHSLGMLAGVAGRQYEEYKEIHTL
- a CDS encoding oligosaccharide flippase family protein; this translates as MKLSAILKNGFWATYGAIATRFLALFSNLLLARLLLPAEFGVISTAYIFWAFGNLFNQGTSGSFIVYKGVEDKRYLDTTYTISLIIGCFLAVVLGLISPIAARYYSIPDLVWILLIFGFNLILSSFQSVHEGVLRRRMQYRELANSNLIASFVRVFSTIGSALLGLSYWSFVIGDTAGWITGCLLMHHYAKQKFNLRIYSEVRWEVLSYCLGNTGFSLGYFVIYNCDNFVVSVVLGTTSLAFYNLAYQLTMAITTILSQAMSQVGMSVFAQLEDDQQRENALVKVIEQTSFLAAPLYALFFLVVNQQTISFLFGTHWIPVCTVIPGLLIFAYSRLINSQLFSMLSAKGKPGVNAKLSLSIAPVAVLSFVLGARIKGIIGVSIAVAVVLGILWTIYCWWEACRQLNWSSKKFLIFVFKAPLITLLPIVVSLKFPEIIQPILFLIIYLFLVRLLAAKQFLQYQYLLGNIAQRLVTKWNSK